A single genomic interval of Clostridium facile harbors:
- a CDS encoding histidine phosphatase family protein, producing the protein MKTFKLYMIRHGITQGNLEGKYIGSTDLPLCEQGREEIETLVDTCEYPHVQKVYCSPLKRAVETADIIYPDTFLQKVDALKEYDFGVFENQSLEQLKEDAAFQEWMEGDMDTAPPQGESKEQFQKRLEFGINQIFMDMMQNDITSAALITHGGVIAALLAAYGLPQRGELEWQTESGKGYTVMTYTQLWMRDQFFEVYDPIPYSTLEDGFSSIQEYSFWDVEEQNEEIE; encoded by the coding sequence ATGAAAACCTTTAAGCTTTACATGATTCGCCATGGAATTACACAGGGAAATTTAGAAGGAAAATATATTGGTTCTACAGATTTACCTCTTTGCGAACAGGGAAGGGAAGAGATTGAAACCTTGGTAGATACCTGTGAATATCCACATGTACAAAAAGTATATTGTAGCCCTTTAAAACGTGCAGTAGAAACGGCAGACATTATTTATCCGGATACTTTTCTACAAAAAGTGGATGCTTTAAAAGAATATGATTTTGGTGTATTTGAGAACCAAAGTTTGGAACAACTAAAAGAGGATGCCGCTTTTCAAGAATGGATGGAAGGTGATATGGACACTGCCCCGCCTCAAGGAGAAAGTAAAGAACAGTTCCAAAAAAGACTGGAATTTGGTATCAATCAAATTTTTATGGATATGATGCAAAATGATATTACTAGTGCGGCATTAATTACTCATGGAGGTGTGATTGCGGCACTGTTAGCCGCCTATGGTTTGCCACAACGTGGAGAGTTAGAGTGGCAGACAGAAAGTGGAAAAGGCTATACTGTAATGACTTACACCCAGCTTTGGATGAGGGACCAGTTTTTTGAGGTATATGATCCAATTCCTTATTCTACCTTAGAAGATGGTTTTTCTTCTATTCAGGAATATAGTTTTTGGGATGTAGAGGAACAGAATGAAGAAATCGAATAG
- the proB gene encoding glutamate 5-kinase, whose translation MANTKNIQRIVVKVGTSTLAHPTGMLNIRHVEHLVKVLSDLKNAGKEIILVSSGSIGVGSGKLGLKQRPADIPSKQACAAIGQCELMYVYDKLFGEYNHIVSQLLLTKYIIDGGRREVNVLNTLNALLQYNAIPIINENDTVSTEEIEFGDNDTLSAIVAKIAKADLLVLLTDIDGLYDKNPAKYPEAQLIKQVDIIDDHIREIAGGRGSSLGTGGMITKIHAAEIATEAGIPMFIINGEKPDLLYQVIEGQKVGTYFPVNHQ comes from the coding sequence ATGGCAAATACCAAAAATATACAAAGAATTGTCGTAAAAGTAGGTACCTCCACTTTAGCACATCCCACAGGTATGTTGAATATCCGTCATGTGGAACATCTGGTAAAAGTGCTTTCCGATTTAAAAAATGCTGGAAAAGAGATTATTCTAGTTTCTTCTGGTTCCATAGGGGTTGGTTCTGGAAAATTGGGGTTAAAACAACGTCCTGCTGATATTCCTTCCAAACAGGCATGTGCTGCAATTGGCCAGTGTGAATTAATGTATGTATATGATAAATTGTTTGGGGAATATAATCACATTGTTTCTCAGTTATTGCTTACAAAATATATTATTGACGGTGGCAGGCGTGAAGTAAATGTGTTAAACACGTTAAATGCGTTGCTGCAATATAACGCAATTCCAATTATTAATGAAAATGATACGGTTTCTACCGAAGAAATTGAATTTGGTGACAACGATACCTTATCCGCTATTGTAGCGAAGATAGCAAAAGCGGATTTACTGGTATTACTTACTGATATTGATGGATTGTACGACAAGAATCCTGCCAAATATCCAGAAGCACAATTAATTAAACAAGTAGATATTATTGATGACCATATCCGTGAAATTGCGGGAGGACGAGGCAGTTCTTTGGGAACTGGCGGAATGATTACGAAAATTCACGCGGCGGAAATCGCAACAGAAGCGGGAATCCCAATGTTTATTATTAATGGGGAAAAACCGGATTTGTTGTATCAAGTAATAGAAGGACAAAAAGTAGGGACCTATTTCCCAGTAAATCATCAGTAA
- a CDS encoding DUF5104 domain-containing protein produces the protein MERLFDTDTEVANRNFEQMIEAVQNRDTDSLKTLFSKNAVESSENFEKDAIALFDFFQGEMVSYDDWGGGGADASRDQTGEWKFILSTYDVETDKAQYRFAIKQFTKDTTDPDNIGIDSLYVIRAENSNLQYAYWGEHKWNLGITVE, from the coding sequence ATGGAACGTCTTTTTGACACTGACACAGAGGTTGCGAATCGTAACTTTGAACAAATGATAGAAGCAGTACAAAACCGGGATACCGATTCCTTAAAAACATTGTTTTCCAAAAACGCAGTAGAAAGTTCAGAGAATTTTGAAAAAGACGCTATTGCTTTATTTGATTTTTTTCAGGGAGAAATGGTTTCCTATGATGATTGGGGTGGAGGAGGTGCTGATGCAAGCAGGGATCAGACAGGTGAATGGAAATTCATACTCTCCACTTATGATGTAGAAACAGATAAAGCTCAATATCGTTTTGCAATCAAACAATTTACGAAAGATACCACTGATCCAGACAATATAGGTATTGATTCGTTATATGTTATCAGAGCGGAAAATTCTAATTTGCAATATGCCTATTGGGGAGAACATAAGTGGAACCTAGGAATTACCGTTGAATAG
- the aroF gene encoding 3-deoxy-7-phosphoheptulonate synthase: MIVILKEGAPKDHVNHLLNDLTQLGLKTDVIKGEHKQIITLIGDTTKVDIENLMARQVVENVRRVSEPYKAANRKFHPDDTIITVGNQKIGQGYFTVMSGPCSVETEEQIVEVAERVKAAGANFLRGGAFKPRTSPYSFQGLGATGLELLLKAKKATGLQIVTEIMSLRDIDLFADVDIIQVGARNMQNFELLKELGHCNKPILLKRGLANTIEEWLMSAEYIMAGGNTNVIMCERGIRTYETMTRNTLDISAVPLLKQVSHLPVIVDPSHATGLTSLVKPLSKAAIAAGADGVMIEVHNCPSKALSDGAQSLTPDQFDNVMESIKRQLEFEGKTLLKA, translated from the coding sequence ATGATTGTTATCTTAAAAGAAGGCGCACCAAAAGACCATGTAAACCATTTACTCAACGATTTGACCCAATTGGGACTAAAAACTGATGTCATCAAAGGGGAACACAAACAGATTATCACCTTAATTGGTGACACCACCAAAGTGGATATCGAAAACCTGATGGCACGCCAGGTTGTAGAAAATGTACGCCGTGTATCCGAACCATACAAGGCTGCCAATAGAAAATTTCATCCAGACGATACCATCATAACAGTGGGTAACCAAAAAATTGGGCAAGGCTACTTTACTGTAATGTCCGGACCTTGTTCTGTCGAAACAGAAGAACAAATCGTTGAGGTTGCGGAACGTGTAAAAGCCGCAGGGGCAAATTTCCTGCGTGGGGGCGCATTCAAACCCCGTACTTCCCCATACTCTTTCCAGGGATTAGGTGCGACAGGGTTAGAATTGCTGTTAAAAGCAAAAAAGGCTACCGGTCTACAGATTGTCACTGAAATTATGAGTTTACGGGATATTGACCTATTCGCCGATGTAGATATTATCCAGGTTGGCGCCCGCAACATGCAGAACTTTGAGCTATTAAAAGAATTGGGCCACTGCAATAAACCAATCCTGTTAAAACGTGGTTTGGCAAATACCATTGAAGAATGGCTGATGAGCGCGGAATACATTATGGCTGGTGGCAACACCAATGTAATTATGTGCGAACGTGGTATCCGCACCTACGAAACAATGACAAGAAATACCCTGGATATATCCGCAGTTCCTCTATTAAAACAGGTTTCCCATCTTCCTGTCATCGTTGACCCAAGCCATGCAACTGGTTTGACTTCTTTGGTAAAACCATTGTCGAAAGCCGCAATTGCCGCTGGCGCTGACGGTGTTATGATTGAAGTACATAACTGCCCAAGCAAAGCACTATCCGACGGTGCACAATCCCTGACTCCTGACCAATTTGATAATGTAATGGAAAGCATCAAACGTCAGTTGGAGTTTGAAGGAAAAACCCTATTAAAAGCATAA
- a CDS encoding prephenate dehydrogenase, translating to MNILIVGLGLIGGSFCRTIKKHTTDTVLGMDIDQNTVNQAVESGAIDRQANFEDISIADLTFVCLYPQQTIDFITEHASQFKPGSVVADTCGIKNRIVSNCEKALLPYGVHFVGIHPMAGREFSGFSYSTDSLFQGASFIVTASKQSNPDAVNLVTDLAVRMGFGEIVRTSPEQHDKIIAFTSQLAHVVSNAYMKSPTALYERGFTGGSFQDLTRVAMLNDKMWTELFWLNKEPLLYEINTIIAHLSQYRDALLTGDLATLQRLLYEGSELKKQDLKANGKIK from the coding sequence ATGAACATTCTTATCGTTGGATTGGGTTTAATTGGAGGAAGCTTTTGCCGTACCATAAAAAAACATACGACAGATACTGTGTTAGGAATGGATATTGACCAAAATACGGTTAATCAAGCAGTGGAATCAGGCGCGATCGACCGCCAGGCAAACTTTGAAGATATTTCCATTGCGGATTTAACTTTTGTTTGCCTCTATCCTCAACAAACCATTGATTTTATAACAGAACATGCTTCTCAGTTTAAACCTGGCAGTGTAGTTGCGGATACTTGTGGAATCAAAAACCGAATTGTCAGCAATTGCGAAAAAGCCCTTTTACCCTATGGTGTCCACTTTGTTGGTATCCACCCAATGGCTGGCCGCGAATTTTCTGGTTTCTCCTATTCTACGGATAGTCTGTTCCAAGGGGCGAGTTTTATTGTAACTGCTTCCAAACAATCCAATCCAGATGCGGTAAATCTGGTAACGGATTTGGCGGTCCGGATGGGGTTCGGGGAAATTGTGCGGACATCGCCAGAGCAGCATGACAAAATTATTGCTTTTACTTCTCAGCTAGCCCATGTTGTTTCTAACGCTTATATGAAAAGCCCTACCGCTTTATATGAGCGTGGATTTACTGGAGGAAGTTTCCAGGATTTAACCCGTGTCGCTATGTTAAACGATAAAATGTGGACGGAGTTATTCTGGTTGAACAAGGAACCATTGCTCTATGAAATCAATACGATCATTGCCCACCTCTCCCAATACCGAGACGCTTTATTAACAGGTGATCTTGCTACCTTGCAACGTTTACTTTATGAGGGTAGCGAGCTAAAAAAACAGGATTTAAAGGCCAACGGAAAAATCAAATGA
- a CDS encoding DUF975 family protein yields the protein MTVNSHIRRNTGRALQANWSKGIAIGLVFLSIHLLLLLVEKTTYTFLSSSGYKNLFSSITAVQKWITNGHYDAIAHLITLLIVGIVSLFLVSPIWFGSIKWAYAVASGENSPIALVFYFYTSAKRYFHSIGIILSVFFRMLGYLIVSLLPACAMYSLAWFYQSSGYYSAYIYWVMLGFTWLLLFTGLIFFIYVCSKYYLVGFLFVEDSSLKIAQMIRLSSCMMKGERFQLIMLLICMVPLLVLCVIFIPIIFVIPYLSVELALFAKYQIEHAKREVLAESL from the coding sequence ATGACGGTAAACAGCCATATCAGAAGGAATACCGGACGCGCTTTACAGGCAAACTGGAGTAAAGGGATTGCCATTGGGCTGGTTTTCCTAAGTATCCATCTTTTGTTATTATTAGTAGAAAAAACAACATATACTTTTTTATCCAGTTCCGGATACAAAAATTTGTTTAGTTCTATTACTGCTGTACAAAAATGGATTACCAATGGCCACTATGATGCAATAGCCCATCTGATTACCCTCTTGATTGTGGGAATTGTTTCGCTATTTTTGGTATCTCCTATTTGGTTTGGCAGTATTAAATGGGCATATGCAGTGGCTTCCGGTGAGAATTCCCCCATTGCCTTGGTGTTTTATTTTTATACCAGCGCAAAACGCTATTTTCACAGTATTGGTATTATCTTATCTGTTTTTTTCCGAATGTTGGGATATTTGATTGTATCTTTATTACCTGCCTGTGCTATGTATTCTTTAGCGTGGTTTTATCAGTCTTCTGGCTATTATAGTGCTTATATTTATTGGGTCATGCTAGGATTTACTTGGCTATTGTTATTTACAGGATTAATCTTTTTTATTTATGTTTGTTCTAAATACTATTTGGTGGGGTTTTTATTTGTAGAAGATAGTTCTTTGAAAATAGCACAAATGATCCGGCTTTCTTCCTGTATGATGAAAGGGGAACGGTTCCAATTAATTATGTTATTGATTTGTATGGTTCCATTATTGGTGTTGTGTGTAATATTTATCCCTATTATTTTTGTTATTCCTTATCTATCAGTAGAACTAGCATTATTTGCAAAATATCAGATTGAACATGCCAAACGGGAGGTACTGGCGGAAAGTTTATAA
- a CDS encoding GNAT family N-acetyltransferase yields MIYRKFSQYKNLILLKKQSTAGFFNIQPLTETLQEVEQQYQKGTVILEAVNHIQTIIGSIRGRLENDTGYVSKLSIHPASQNQGVGSFLLHHLELYSPTVIFPYLPIKIIQRTLLFTNPTGFILLIKNKKSFLLLL; encoded by the coding sequence ATGATTTACCGAAAATTTTCGCAATACAAAAACTTGATTTTGCTGAAGAAGCAGAGCACTGCCGGATTTTTTAATATACAGCCATTGACAGAAACATTGCAAGAAGTAGAACAGCAATACCAAAAGGGAACTGTCATCTTGGAAGCAGTAAATCATATCCAAACAATAATTGGTTCCATCCGTGGTAGATTGGAAAATGATACAGGATATGTAAGTAAATTATCTATTCACCCAGCATCACAAAATCAGGGGGTAGGTTCTTTCCTACTACACCACTTGGAGCTTTATTCCCCAACTGTAATTTTTCCTTATTTACCAATAAAGATAATCCAAAGAACCTTGCTTTTTACTAATCCAACGGGTTTTATCTTACTGATAAAAAACAAGAAGTCTTTTCTGTTACTCTTATAA
- a CDS encoding glutamate-5-semialdehyde dehydrogenase: protein MVMVEQLGKNAKAVSSIINTASTQKKNEALQLIAEKLDQSVVLIMEKNQQDIETARSMGIPETMIDRLLLNEARIHSMANAVRELIQLEDPTGVVETGFTRPNGLKMTKVRVPMGVIGIIFESRPNVSVDAATLCLKAGNAVILRGGKEAIQSNTVLVDLMREAVEQAGFPKDIIQLVTDTSRESSTQLMKLNGYLDVLIPRGGSGLIQAVVQNATVPVIETGTGNCHIYVDQDADLEMAAEIVYNAKTSRPSVCNAAESLLVHKEIAEKFLPMVKQKLDEKSVQLFGCPETIRILGESVFPATEEDYATEYLDYKMSVRVVQDIDQAISHIQTYSTGHSEAIITNSLPASEKFTAQVDSAAVYVNASTRFTDGGEFGFGAEIGISTQKLHARGPMGLPELTTIKYIIHGTGQVR from the coding sequence ATGGTTATGGTTGAACAATTAGGAAAAAATGCGAAAGCAGTGTCCAGCATCATCAATACTGCTTCCACACAAAAAAAGAATGAAGCTTTACAGTTGATTGCCGAGAAACTGGATCAATCCGTTGTGCTGATTATGGAAAAAAATCAGCAGGATATTGAAACTGCCCGTTCCATGGGAATTCCAGAAACAATGATTGACCGATTATTATTGAATGAAGCTCGAATTCATTCCATGGCAAATGCAGTAAGGGAGTTAATCCAGTTAGAGGATCCTACTGGTGTTGTAGAAACTGGATTTACTCGTCCAAATGGATTGAAAATGACAAAAGTGCGTGTTCCAATGGGGGTAATTGGAATTATATTTGAATCCCGTCCCAATGTGTCAGTAGATGCTGCGACTCTTTGCTTAAAAGCAGGAAATGCTGTAATTTTGCGTGGTGGAAAAGAAGCGATCCAATCTAATACGGTACTGGTGGACTTAATGCGAGAAGCGGTAGAACAAGCTGGATTTCCCAAAGATATTATTCAGCTGGTTACGGATACTTCCCGAGAAAGTTCCACTCAATTAATGAAACTAAATGGCTATTTGGATGTACTGATTCCTAGAGGGGGTTCTGGACTGATTCAAGCTGTGGTACAAAACGCTACTGTCCCTGTTATCGAAACCGGTACAGGAAACTGCCATATCTATGTGGATCAAGATGCAGATTTGGAAATGGCTGCTGAAATTGTGTACAACGCAAAAACCAGCCGTCCATCTGTATGCAACGCAGCTGAGAGCCTATTGGTACATAAGGAAATTGCGGAAAAATTTTTACCAATGGTAAAACAAAAATTAGATGAAAAATCTGTACAGCTATTTGGTTGTCCAGAAACAATACGAATTTTAGGAGAAAGTGTATTTCCAGCAACCGAAGAGGATTATGCTACTGAGTATTTGGATTATAAAATGTCAGTGCGTGTGGTACAAGATATTGACCAGGCAATCTCCCACATTCAAACCTATTCTACAGGACATTCGGAAGCGATTATCACCAATTCTTTACCAGCATCTGAAAAATTTACAGCACAGGTGGATTCCGCTGCTGTTTATGTCAATGCTTCTACCCGTTTTACCGATGGCGGTGAGTTTGGCTTTGGTGCGGAAATAGGTATTTCTACCCAAAAACTTCATGCAAGAGGTCCTATGGGGCTCCCTGAACTGACTACGATTAAATATATTATCCATGGAACAGGACAGGTTCGATAA
- a CDS encoding helix-turn-helix domain-containing protein produces MNSEFPRILTLLRKEKGISQKQAAQELGVSQALLSHYEKGIRECGLAFVVKAADFYHVSCDFLLGRSPERQGTTLTMEELPDAAEKKELPNPKTLAAVYNKKLLFSSMNILFDLLAKSENKTLINEASSFMTLSVYRLFRLIFQANRNNNEEMFMLPKELATAKAQSAMLLNEAVISAITTGALPKELEQISNKDKLAISMEVLDQRYPADKSALLNLIKNCEHKLSEE; encoded by the coding sequence ATGAATTCAGAATTTCCAAGAATTTTGACCTTACTTCGCAAAGAGAAAGGAATCAGCCAAAAACAGGCTGCACAAGAACTGGGAGTATCCCAGGCATTATTATCCCACTATGAAAAAGGAATCCGTGAATGCGGTTTAGCCTTTGTTGTAAAAGCTGCTGATTTTTACCATGTGTCCTGCGATTTTTTATTGGGCAGGTCTCCTGAACGGCAAGGTACCACTTTAACCATGGAAGAACTTCCAGATGCCGCTGAAAAAAAAGAACTTCCTAACCCCAAAACACTGGCCGCAGTATATAACAAAAAATTACTGTTCAGTTCTATGAATATTCTATTCGATTTATTAGCAAAATCAGAAAATAAAACACTGATTAACGAAGCATCTTCTTTTATGACGCTAAGTGTATACCGGCTGTTCCGTTTGATATTCCAGGCAAATAGAAATAATAATGAAGAAATGTTTATGCTTCCAAAAGAACTGGCAACAGCAAAGGCACAATCCGCCATGCTGCTAAATGAAGCAGTTATCTCCGCAATTACTACGGGTGCGCTTCCAAAAGAACTGGAACAAATCAGCAACAAAGACAAGCTTGCTATCTCGATGGAGGTTTTAGACCAGCGTTACCCTGCGGATAAATCGGCTCTGTTAAACCTCATAAAAAATTGCGAACACAAATTGTCAGAAGAATAA